In the genome of Haloferax mediterranei ATCC 33500, one region contains:
- a CDS encoding helix-turn-helix domain-containing protein, whose product MREFVFTVEYEKGADEVMDLFIENPDLHSKTMAVHATANSMWRLDRVTGPTEVLETFDTLIDNVALGNAVIGMCGAPVVEWDYEILSSTPNGRIIYSCREEGDGVQSIPYVAAKHIGDGLLMQAERRGNQYQWRLLIADDDTVGEIYEEVQDSLSEGLSLSVQRISEPECWLEEGFGTSGLPPEQQAALEAAVEFGYYETPRRNSVQEISERIDVPGSTLQYRLTRAEAWLAQQFVSDTLGTEVEERVDPAELELSA is encoded by the coding sequence GTGCGCGAGTTCGTCTTTACCGTCGAGTACGAAAAGGGAGCAGACGAGGTGATGGACCTGTTCATCGAGAATCCGGATTTACACTCGAAAACGATGGCAGTCCACGCAACCGCCAACTCGATGTGGCGGTTAGACCGAGTCACAGGACCGACAGAGGTGCTCGAAACGTTCGACACCCTCATCGACAACGTTGCACTCGGAAATGCCGTCATCGGGATGTGCGGCGCGCCGGTCGTCGAGTGGGACTACGAAATCCTCTCCAGTACGCCCAACGGTCGAATCATCTACTCCTGTCGAGAGGAAGGAGACGGCGTGCAGTCGATTCCGTACGTCGCCGCGAAACATATCGGGGACGGTCTCTTGATGCAAGCCGAACGCCGCGGAAACCAGTACCAGTGGCGACTCCTCATCGCCGACGACGATACCGTCGGCGAGATTTACGAGGAGGTACAGGATAGTTTGAGCGAGGGACTCTCGCTCAGCGTCCAGCGAATCAGCGAACCCGAGTGCTGGCTCGAAGAAGGGTTTGGAACGAGCGGACTCCCGCCCGAGCAACAGGCCGCCCTCGAAGCGGCTGTCGAGTTCGGCTACTACGAAACGCCGCGGCGGAACTCGGTACAGGAGATTTCGGAACGAATCGACGTTCCGGGGTCGACGCTCCAATATCGACTGACCCGTGCCGAAGCGTGGCTAGCTCAACAGTTCGTAAGTGACACGCTCGGTACCGAGGTTGAAGAGCGTGTAGACCCCGCCGAACTCGAACTCAGCGCCTGA
- the fni gene encoding type 2 isopentenyl-diphosphate Delta-isomerase, which produces MAKKNSSETEDRKDDHIRIIQEKDVETTGTGFEDVQLVHEALPEFHHDDIDLSVDFLGSELAAPIVIESMTGGHPNTTKINRALAAGAAETGIAMGVGSQRAGLELDDEDLLESYTVVRDAAPDAFIYGNIGAAQLREYETAMVERAVEMIDADALAVHLNFLQEAVQPEGDINAEGCLAAIERVSSELSVPIVVKETGNGIAGGTAKSLTQAGVDAIDVAGKGGTTWSGIEAYRAAAVNASRQERVGTLFRSWGVPTAVSTLECAREHDCVIASGGVRTGLDIAKAIALGAQAGGLAKPFLKPATQGVDAVVERVEDLIAELQTAMFVTGSQNVAELQNADYVLLGDTREYVTQRRD; this is translated from the coding sequence ATGGCTAAAAAGAACTCGTCGGAAACTGAAGACCGAAAAGACGACCACATTCGAATTATTCAGGAGAAGGACGTCGAAACGACCGGAACCGGCTTCGAAGACGTCCAACTCGTACACGAGGCACTCCCGGAGTTCCACCACGACGACATCGATTTATCTGTTGATTTTCTCGGTAGCGAACTCGCTGCACCGATTGTCATCGAGAGCATGACCGGCGGGCACCCGAATACGACGAAAATCAACCGGGCACTGGCCGCTGGCGCTGCCGAGACAGGAATCGCGATGGGAGTCGGAAGTCAACGAGCGGGACTCGAACTCGACGACGAGGACCTCCTCGAATCGTACACGGTCGTCCGAGACGCCGCTCCTGACGCGTTTATCTACGGGAACATCGGGGCTGCACAACTCCGGGAATACGAGACTGCCATGGTCGAACGTGCCGTCGAAATGATTGATGCCGACGCGCTCGCGGTCCATCTGAATTTCCTCCAGGAAGCTGTCCAACCTGAAGGAGACATCAACGCCGAAGGGTGCTTAGCAGCCATCGAACGTGTCTCGTCGGAGCTTTCGGTTCCAATCGTCGTCAAAGAGACGGGCAATGGTATCGCCGGCGGAACTGCGAAATCGCTCACGCAGGCGGGCGTCGATGCAATTGACGTTGCCGGTAAAGGCGGCACGACCTGGTCCGGTATCGAAGCCTACCGGGCGGCAGCGGTGAACGCCTCGCGCCAAGAGCGGGTTGGCACGTTGTTCCGGTCGTGGGGTGTCCCGACCGCTGTCAGTACACTTGAGTGTGCTCGTGAGCACGATTGCGTGATTGCGAGCGGTGGCGTTCGCACCGGCTTAGACATCGCGAAAGCGATTGCACTTGGCGCACAGGCTGGCGGACTTGCAAAGCCGTTCTTAAAACCAGCTACGCAGGGAGTAGACGCGGTTGTCGAGCGAGTCGAGGACCTCATCGCTGAATTACAAACCGCGATGTTCGTCACCGGGTCACAGAACGTGGCGGAACTCCAAAACGCCGACTACGTCCTCCTCGGTGACACCCGCGAGTACGTCACGCAGCGTCGCGACTGA